In Synechococcus sp. CC9616, the following are encoded in one genomic region:
- the arsS gene encoding arsenosugar biosynthesis radical SAM (seleno)protein ArsS (Some members of this family are selenoproteins.), with protein MYFLSVVAAAPAFPPLQRTRLRTLQLNLGYRCNQSCSHCHVNAGPGRTERMDESLLDLIPTVVQRHGITCVDLTGGAPELHSGFRDLVRALRGLGVEVIDRCNLTILSEPGQEDLADFLASEGVTVIASLPCYSADNVDRQRGDGVFTRSVAGLRQLNALGYGTEPLPLHLVYNPQNPVLPPPQSGLEADYRRELAVLGLRFSSLLTLANMPIQRFARDLERQGQLESYQLLLEQAHNPDNLAAVMCRELISVDWQGNLYDCDFNQQLGMELQGPLRHLQDLMTGEPSPEGLPIRTASHCFGCTAGAGSSCGGALQG; from the coding sequence GTGTATTTCCTTTCTGTGGTGGCTGCTGCTCCTGCGTTTCCACCATTGCAACGCACGCGCCTGCGCACCTTGCAGTTGAATCTGGGTTACCGCTGCAACCAGAGCTGTTCCCACTGCCACGTGAATGCTGGGCCGGGTCGGACGGAGCGGATGGACGAGTCGCTGTTGGACCTGATTCCGACTGTGGTGCAACGACACGGCATCACCTGTGTGGATCTCACAGGCGGCGCTCCGGAGCTGCATTCCGGGTTCCGCGATCTTGTTCGGGCTCTCAGGGGCCTTGGCGTTGAGGTGATCGATCGCTGCAATCTCACGATTCTCTCGGAACCTGGCCAGGAGGATCTGGCCGATTTCCTGGCCAGTGAAGGCGTCACGGTGATCGCATCGTTGCCCTGCTACAGCGCCGACAACGTGGATCGTCAGCGAGGGGATGGGGTGTTCACACGCAGCGTTGCGGGCCTGCGTCAGCTCAATGCTCTCGGCTATGGAACCGAACCCCTGCCTTTGCATCTCGTCTACAACCCACAGAATCCCGTGCTGCCGCCACCGCAGTCCGGCCTTGAGGCTGATTACCGGCGGGAGCTTGCCGTGCTCGGCCTTCGTTTCAGCAGTTTGCTGACCCTGGCCAACATGCCGATTCAGCGCTTTGCCAGGGATCTGGAGCGGCAGGGGCAGCTGGAGAGCTATCAACTGCTGCTGGAACAGGCCCACAATCCCGACAACCTGGCCGCCGTGATGTGCCGGGAGTTGATCAGCGTTGACTGGCAGGGCAATCTCTACGACTGCGATTTCAATCAGCAGCTGGGGATGGAGCTGCAGGGACCACTGCGTCATCTACAGGACCTGATGACAGGAGAGCCCAGTCCGGAGGGGTTGCCGATTCGCACCGCCAGCCACTGCTTTGGATGCACTGCAGGAGCTGGTTCCAGTTGTGGCGGAGCACTTCAGGGCTGA
- a CDS encoding cell division protein SepF: MKTTSQDGWHDVIVFTPERFEEGLEAVLAVREQQTVLLNLSRMPPDLAQRTADFVSGGVHALDGKQQRVGENVLLFSPGSVRLQWLTSDDDSDSPQP, encoded by the coding sequence ATGAAAACCACGTCCCAGGACGGCTGGCACGATGTAATCGTGTTCACCCCCGAGCGCTTCGAAGAAGGGCTCGAGGCCGTTCTGGCGGTTCGGGAGCAGCAAACCGTGCTGCTCAATCTCAGTCGCATGCCGCCCGATCTGGCCCAGCGCACCGCCGATTTTGTCTCTGGAGGTGTGCACGCCCTCGATGGGAAACAGCAGCGGGTGGGTGAAAACGTTCTGCTGTTTTCTCCGGGGTCCGTGCGACTGCAATGGCTGACGTCAGATGACGACAGCGACAGCCCTCAGCCCTGA
- a CDS encoding DUF3721 domain-containing protein: MIKITVIAALVLIGFSAACSNAGSGAGDPQPKQAMFKTREEAEAAAGGFGCKGAHKMGDMWMVCEKHGEVKPNHGNN; encoded by the coding sequence ATGATCAAGATCACAGTTATCGCTGCTTTGGTTCTGATCGGATTTTCAGCAGCGTGTTCGAACGCTGGTTCAGGAGCGGGCGACCCGCAGCCGAAGCAGGCCATGTTCAAGACCCGTGAGGAGGCGGAGGCGGCGGCCGGGGGCTTCGGATGCAAGGGCGCCCACAAGATGGGGGACATGTGGATGGTGTGCGAGAAGCACGGTGAGGTCAAACCCAACCATGGGAATAACTGA
- a CDS encoding Fur family transcriptional regulator, protein MTLPPSTVTENGVLQKGLHQDGRRLTPQRKRVLELFERLGTGNHLSAEDVHQQLAQLQMKVSLATVYRTLRLLADMGFLQELELSEGGRRFELAADDHRDHHHVVCIRCGRTEEFESEPVLAAGEKAAKGFGFKLIETTLNVRAICPACQG, encoded by the coding sequence GTGACGCTTCCTCCCTCCACAGTCACCGAGAACGGCGTCCTTCAGAAGGGACTTCACCAGGACGGTCGACGTTTGACGCCGCAGCGCAAGCGCGTGCTTGAACTGTTCGAGCGTCTTGGCACCGGCAATCACCTCAGCGCAGAAGACGTTCATCAACAGTTGGCCCAACTGCAGATGAAGGTGTCCCTGGCCACGGTGTACCGCACCTTGCGGTTACTGGCAGACATGGGATTTCTGCAGGAGCTGGAGCTCAGTGAAGGGGGCAGACGCTTTGAGCTGGCGGCTGACGACCACCGCGACCATCACCATGTGGTGTGCATCCGCTGCGGGCGCACAGAAGAGTTTGAAAGCGAACCGGTGCTGGCTGCTGGCGAGAAGGCGGCCAAGGGATTTGGGTTCAAGTTGATCGAAACCACCCTGAACGTCCGGGCGATCTGCCCGGCTTGCCAGGGCTGA
- a CDS encoding response regulator transcription factor, which translates to MDLNLHPHGDRALLKEVEALLAGSSIVACIGDRLTLASFAMAVPIWSHLLGAVTTAGEALERVREHKPDLLIATEDLEQGYGIALVEAVERLHPPTRTLIFLKRENPLVVNEALEAGADDVMFISSIGQTRGDFLKALECTRDGGVYYPEAVREMARESSPEDAETQTLLKDLSERELDVLKALTTGLSNREIAETLFVSSETVKSHVSAIIGKLGVRDRTQAAILAIRHGGGLIPSS; encoded by the coding sequence TTGGATCTCAACCTTCATCCCCATGGAGATCGCGCCCTTCTCAAGGAAGTTGAGGCGTTGTTGGCTGGCTCCTCGATCGTCGCCTGCATAGGAGATCGACTCACCCTCGCCAGTTTCGCCATGGCGGTTCCGATCTGGAGCCATCTTCTGGGCGCCGTCACCACCGCCGGAGAAGCGCTTGAGCGGGTGCGTGAGCACAAACCTGATCTCCTGATCGCCACGGAAGATCTCGAGCAGGGATACGGCATTGCCCTCGTTGAAGCGGTGGAGAGGCTCCATCCACCGACACGAACCCTCATCTTTCTCAAGCGTGAGAACCCTTTGGTGGTGAATGAGGCTCTCGAGGCAGGAGCGGATGACGTGATGTTCATCTCCTCGATTGGGCAGACGCGCGGGGACTTTCTCAAGGCCCTGGAGTGCACCCGCGATGGCGGTGTTTATTACCCCGAGGCGGTGAGGGAGATGGCCCGGGAGAGCAGCCCGGAAGACGCTGAAACCCAGACGTTGCTGAAGGATCTCTCCGAACGGGAACTGGATGTGCTCAAAGCCTTGACCACTGGTCTGTCCAACCGGGAAATCGCTGAAACCCTTTTCGTCTCTTCTGAAACCGTCAAAAGCCACGTCAGCGCCATCATCGGCAAGCTTGGTGTGCGGGACCGCACCCAGGCCGCCATCCTGGCCATTCGTCATGGCGGCGGACTGATCCCCTCAAGCTGA
- a CDS encoding TIGR02450 family Trp-rich protein, giving the protein MSWHPAKAWTSRLPVDGYRHFERVMQGGRGPQRWVELAPVLAPGQRRRVAWAELRNPDLWESGWKQIPESDAASAAE; this is encoded by the coding sequence ATGAGCTGGCACCCTGCCAAAGCTTGGACCAGCCGCCTGCCAGTGGATGGATACCGCCATTTCGAGCGTGTGATGCAGGGCGGCCGAGGCCCCCAGCGTTGGGTGGAACTCGCTCCCGTGCTGGCGCCGGGGCAACGCAGGCGTGTGGCCTGGGCAGAGCTCAGAAACCCTGATCTCTGGGAGAGTGGCTGGAAGCAGATTCCGGAGAGCGATGCGGCTTCTGCAGCTGAGTGA
- a CDS encoding metallophosphoesterase: MRLLQLSDPHLVASDQALVRDRPALALWNQALEQVDRLQPDALVITGDLAQDESWGAYRRLRDSLARLVSCPVALLPGNHDRPCLIDAVLGRAHLTAPGELMLSTGRLIILNSHWCGHPAGRLGPRQLAWLEQRLQAIAADPMPLVVALHHPPMAIGHPVLDAMSLVDHASLRSLLTPIPSLRAVLFGHIHQHWQGCWPERPDLLLLGCPSTLKSMQHVQPCPIKRSVDPGGRLLEINALGGLEQRVLRWSNP, encoded by the coding sequence ATGCGGCTTCTGCAGCTGAGTGATCCGCACCTTGTGGCCTCCGATCAGGCCTTGGTGAGGGATCGCCCGGCGCTGGCTCTCTGGAACCAGGCACTGGAGCAGGTGGACCGGCTTCAGCCCGATGCTCTCGTGATCACAGGAGATCTTGCCCAGGATGAAAGCTGGGGTGCTTACAGGCGTCTTCGGGATTCTCTGGCTCGCCTTGTGAGCTGTCCGGTGGCCTTGTTGCCTGGGAACCACGACCGCCCTTGCCTGATCGATGCCGTTCTGGGCCGCGCTCACCTCACAGCACCAGGGGAGCTGATGCTGAGCACTGGGCGGCTGATCATCCTGAACAGTCATTGGTGCGGGCATCCCGCCGGCCGTTTGGGGCCTCGGCAGCTGGCCTGGCTGGAGCAGCGGCTGCAGGCCATCGCGGCAGATCCAATGCCTTTAGTGGTGGCTCTTCATCACCCCCCGATGGCGATTGGGCATCCTGTGCTGGACGCGATGAGTCTTGTGGATCACGCCTCACTGCGCAGTCTGCTGACCCCCATCCCCTCACTTCGGGCGGTGTTGTTCGGCCACATTCACCAGCACTGGCAGGGGTGCTGGCCGGAACGCCCGGATCTGCTGCTGCTTGGCTGCCCTTCCACGCTGAAGAGCATGCAACATGTGCAGCCCTGTCCGATCAAACGGTCAGTTGATCCCGGTGGACGCTTGCTGGAGATCAACGCCCTCGGGGGCCTCGAGCAGCGGGTGCTGCGCTGGTCCAATCCCTGA
- a CDS encoding putative 2OG-Fe(II) oxygenase — MEVLDLFPRSILKGNLPDELLKRLLQLSESVLHDPNQHPDASAKLAGQLSQQRELLPQQPGVQDLCSGHLIPACERWIRHVVDRQPPQGRGPWVPGRYRLQMIDLWLNCQRAGDYNPMHTHGGSFSGVIFLKVPPQINAASFDGQLCFHGPEEWQMQSFRTGMAEYVMPVPGQFFVFPAWQPHSVMPFRGDGERWSLAFNVVAVPGQPQATSPVQPGMVQVDMDKAGVAPSGNVSLSSQRKSAKGF; from the coding sequence TTGGAAGTCCTCGACCTGTTCCCGCGATCAATCTTGAAAGGCAACCTGCCGGACGAGTTGCTGAAGCGTTTGCTTCAGCTCTCGGAAAGCGTGTTGCATGATCCAAATCAGCACCCTGATGCCTCGGCCAAACTCGCGGGACAGCTGAGTCAGCAGCGGGAACTGCTGCCCCAGCAACCCGGCGTGCAGGATCTCTGCTCAGGGCACCTGATCCCAGCTTGTGAGCGCTGGATCCGCCACGTTGTGGATCGTCAGCCACCGCAGGGCCGAGGTCCCTGGGTGCCCGGTCGCTATCGCCTTCAGATGATCGATCTCTGGTTGAACTGTCAGCGAGCCGGCGATTACAACCCCATGCACACCCATGGCGGCAGTTTTTCGGGAGTGATCTTCCTCAAGGTTCCTCCTCAGATCAACGCAGCCAGCTTCGATGGACAGCTCTGCTTTCACGGGCCAGAGGAATGGCAGATGCAATCGTTCCGGACCGGCATGGCGGAGTACGTGATGCCGGTCCCCGGGCAGTTCTTTGTGTTCCCCGCCTGGCAACCCCACTCGGTGATGCCCTTCCGGGGGGATGGGGAGCGCTGGTCCCTGGCCTTCAACGTGGTGGCCGTCCCTGGCCAGCCGCAGGCCACCAGCCCCGTTCAACCGGGGATGGTTCAAGTCGACATGGACAAGGCAGGAGTGGCGCCGTCCGGGAACGTCTCCCTGTCCTCGCAACGAAAGTCGGCGAAAGGGTTTTAG
- a CDS encoding pyridoxamine 5'-phosphate oxidase family protein, whose amino-acid sequence MTIPAWRQLLRGARQREGRAAAARWVQLATVAADGHPRVRTVVFRGWAGDDQLDLYSDSRSSKAEELSIQPNVEVCWLLPKARQQYRFRGVIQMLSVESDPKQANQAWSSLTDGGRCLWHWPRPGRPFEADAFFPEAVAAAEPTPPHFLVLRLNLHRVELLDLNQHPHQRTLWCLEDTWKSQRLNP is encoded by the coding sequence ATGACAATTCCAGCCTGGCGGCAACTTCTCCGCGGCGCTCGCCAACGGGAGGGACGCGCAGCCGCCGCACGGTGGGTTCAACTGGCCACGGTTGCTGCGGACGGACACCCCCGCGTGCGGACCGTCGTTTTTCGCGGCTGGGCAGGAGATGACCAACTCGATCTATACAGCGACAGTCGCAGCAGCAAAGCCGAAGAGCTGAGCATCCAGCCGAACGTTGAAGTCTGCTGGTTGCTGCCGAAGGCACGCCAGCAATACCGCTTCAGAGGTGTTATCCAAATGCTCTCGGTCGAGAGCGATCCGAAACAAGCGAATCAGGCCTGGAGTTCGCTCACGGACGGCGGTCGCTGTCTCTGGCACTGGCCCCGCCCAGGCCGGCCCTTTGAAGCAGACGCCTTTTTTCCAGAGGCGGTTGCTGCGGCAGAACCGACACCGCCTCACTTTCTTGTGCTGCGATTAAACCTTCACAGGGTGGAGTTGTTGGATCTCAATCAGCACCCCCATCAGCGAACCCTCTGGTGTCTGGAAGACACCTGGAAATCTCAACGCCTCAACCCCTGA